The proteins below are encoded in one region of Helianthus annuus cultivar XRQ/B chromosome 2, HanXRQr2.0-SUNRISE, whole genome shotgun sequence:
- the LOC110927117 gene encoding zinc transporter ZTP29 has protein sequence MTFTFVHKIGINSSWGTRQPETYCQQFRTLSSSSSSSSSSSYINNNLIHSISFQFSYTYLPTVVLFSTNLRMDSEVLVALSLSLVGGLSTSLGALFVILTKAPNLKMLGLLQGFAAGLMLSISFFDLAHNAINSIGFLKGNIWFFGGVIFFAIVANFIPEPSLAPTIEAKNKKKQVDDGGKDVMKKHRRQVLFSGIITAVGISLHNFPEGMAVFLGSLKGLRVGLNLALAIALHNIPEGVAVALPVYFATQSKWQAFKLATVSGLAEPLGVIIVAYLFPSSLDPEILEGLLGSVGGVMAFLTLHEMLPLAFDYAGQKQAVKAVFFGMAFMSASLYFLEISLPSDVGL, from the exons ATGACGTTTACCTTTGTGCATAAAATTGGAATAAATAGTAGTTGGGGCACAAGGCAACCGGAGACCTACTGTCAGCAGTTTCGCACATTATCATCTTCCTCATCTtcctcatcttcatcatcctatATTAATAACAACCTCATTCATTCAATTTCATTTCAATTCTCATACACATACCTACCTACTGTTGTTCTTTTTTCGACGAATTTGAGGATGGATTCGGAGGTTTTGGTTGCTCTTTCTCTCTCACTTGTTGGTGGATTAAGTACTTCTTTAG GGGCGCTTTTTGTAATATTAACTAAAGCTCCAAACTTGAAGATGCTCGGACTTTTACAG GGTTTTGCCGCAGGCCTTATGCTAAGCATATCATTCTTCGACTTAGCCCATAACGCGATAAATTCCATCGGCTTTTTGAAAGGCAATATTTGG TTCTTTGGAGGTGTCATTTTCTTTGCCATTGTTGCTAATTTTATTCCCGAACCGTCGCTTGCTCCTACTATAGAAGCGAAAAATAAGAAG AAACAAGTGGATGACGGGGGAAAAGACGTCATGAAAAAACATCGTCGCCAAGTTTTATTTAGTGGCATTATAACCGCAGTTG GCATAAGCTTACACAATTTTCCTGAAGGAATGGCTGTTTTCCTTGGATCACTCAAG GGTCTTCGTGTCGGCCTTAACTTGGCTTTAGCCATAGCGTTGCACAATATCCCAGAG GGTGTTGCTGTTGCACTTCCGGTTTATTTTGCAACTCAGAG CAAATGGCAGGCGTTTAAATTGGCAACGGTTTCTGGCCTTGCTGAGCCTTTGGGTGTCATAATCGTAG CATATCTCTTCCCGAGTAGTCTAGATCCCGAGATTCTCGAGGGCTTGCTAGGATCAG TTGGTGGAGTTATGGCCTTTTTAACGCTACATGAAATGCTGCCATTAGCATTTGATTACGCTGGACAGAAACAAGCTGTTAAAGCCGTCTTCTTCGGAATGGCCTTCATGTCTGCAAg CTTGTATTTTCTGGAGATCAGCTTACCGTCGGATGTAGGCTTGTAG